In the genome of Drosophila yakuba strain Tai18E2 chromosome 3R, Prin_Dyak_Tai18E2_2.1, whole genome shotgun sequence, one region contains:
- the LOC6536899 gene encoding C-terminal-binding protein isoform X8, translating into MDKNLMMPKRSRIDVKGSFANGPLQARPLVALLDGRDCSIEMPILKDVATVAFCDAQSTSEIHEKVLNEAVGALMWHTIILTKEDLEKFKALRIIVRIGSGTDNIDVKAAGELGIAVCNVPGYGVEEVADTTMCLILNLYRRTYWLANMVREGKKFTGPEQVREAAHGCARIRGDTLGLVGLGRIGSAVALRAKAFGFNVIFYDPYLPDGIDKSLGLTRVYTLQDLLFQSDCVSLHCTLNEHNHHLINEFTIKQMRPGAFLVNTARGGLVDDETLALALKQGRIRAAALDVHENEPYNVFQGALKDAPNLICTPHAAFFSDASATELREMAATEIRRAIVGNIPDVLRNCVNKEYFMRTPPAAAAGGVAAAVYPEAPECARP; encoded by the exons ATGGACAAAAATCTGATGATGCCGAAGCGTTCGCGCATCGATGTCAAGGGCAGCTTTGCCAACGGACCGCTGCAAGCACGCCCATTGGTGGCCCTGCTCGATGGACGCGACTGCTCCATCGAGATGCCCATCCTAAAGGATGTGGCCACGGTGGCCTTTTGCGATGCACAGAGCACCTCCGAAATACACGAGAAG GTCCTCAACGAAGCAGTGGGAGCTCTGATGTGGCACACCATCATCTTGACAAAGGAGGATCTTGAGAAGTTCAAAGCTTTACGCATTATCGTGCGCATCGGCAGCGGCACAGACAACATCGACGTGAAGGCGGCGGGCGAACTGGGCATCGCCGTGTGCAACGTTCCCGGCTACGGAGTCGAGGAGGTGGCGGACACGACGATGTGCCTCATCCTCAATCTCTACCGGCGGACATACTGGCTAGCGAACATGGTGCGCGAGGGCAAGAAGTTCACCGGACCCGAACAAGTGCGGGAGGCAGCGCAT GGCTGTGCACGCATCCGCGGCGACACCTTGGGTCTGGTGGGACTGGGCCGCATTGGAAGCGCCGTGGCCCTGCGGGCTAAGGCGTTCGGCTTCAACGTCATCTTCTACGATCCCTACCTTCCCGACGGCATCGACAAGTCGCTGGGCCTAACTCGCGTCTACACGCTGCAGGACCTGCTTTTCCAGTCCGACTGCGTCTCACTGCATTGCACGCTCAATGAGCACAACCATCATTTAATCAATGAATTCACAATTAAACAG ATGCGACCTGGTGCATTTCTGGTGAACACCGCACGCGGCGGTCTGGTCGATGACGAGACCCTGGCGTTGGCGCTGAAGCAGGGAAGGATAAGAGCTGCCGCCCTGGACGTTCACGAAAACGAACCTTACAATGTATTTCAA GGCGCACTGAAGGATGCCCCCAATCTGATTTGCACACCGCACGCCGCCTTCTTCAGCGACGCGTCCGCAACGGAGCTGCGCGAAATGGCAGCCACCGAGATCCGGCGGGCGATCGTCGGCAATATTCCAGACGTGCTGAGGAATTGCGTCAACAAGGAGTACTTCATGCGCACGCCGcctgccgctgccgccggGGGCGTGGCGGCGGCTGTTTATCCCGAAG CCCCTGAGTGCGCCCGACCCTAA
- the LOC6536899 gene encoding C-terminal-binding protein isoform X7 — translation MDKNLMMPKRSRIDVKGSFANGPLQARPLVALLDGRDCSIEMPILKDVATVAFCDAQSTSEIHEKVLNEAVGALMWHTIILTKEDLEKFKALRIIVRIGSGTDNIDVKAAGELGIAVCNVPGYGVEEVADTTMCLILNLYRRTYWLANMVREGKKFTGPEQVREAAHGCARIRGDTLGLVGLGRIGSAVALRAKAFGFNVIFYDPYLPDGIDKSLGLTRVYTLQDLLFQSDCVSLHCTLNEHNHHLINEFTIKQMRPGAFLVNTARGGLVDDETLALALKQGRIRAAALDVHENEPYNGALKDAPNLICTPHAAFFSDASATELREMAATEIRRAIVGNIPDVLRNCVNKEYFMRTPPAAAAGGVAAAVYPEGKLQMISNQEK, via the exons ATGGACAAAAATCTGATGATGCCGAAGCGTTCGCGCATCGATGTCAAGGGCAGCTTTGCCAACGGACCGCTGCAAGCACGCCCATTGGTGGCCCTGCTCGATGGACGCGACTGCTCCATCGAGATGCCCATCCTAAAGGATGTGGCCACGGTGGCCTTTTGCGATGCACAGAGCACCTCCGAAATACACGAGAAG GTCCTCAACGAAGCAGTGGGAGCTCTGATGTGGCACACCATCATCTTGACAAAGGAGGATCTTGAGAAGTTCAAAGCTTTACGCATTATCGTGCGCATCGGCAGCGGCACAGACAACATCGACGTGAAGGCGGCGGGCGAACTGGGCATCGCCGTGTGCAACGTTCCCGGCTACGGAGTCGAGGAGGTGGCGGACACGACGATGTGCCTCATCCTCAATCTCTACCGGCGGACATACTGGCTAGCGAACATGGTGCGCGAGGGCAAGAAGTTCACCGGACCCGAACAAGTGCGGGAGGCAGCGCAT GGCTGTGCACGCATCCGCGGCGACACCTTGGGTCTGGTGGGACTGGGCCGCATTGGAAGCGCCGTGGCCCTGCGGGCTAAGGCGTTCGGCTTCAACGTCATCTTCTACGATCCCTACCTTCCCGACGGCATCGACAAGTCGCTGGGCCTAACTCGCGTCTACACGCTGCAGGACCTGCTTTTCCAGTCCGACTGCGTCTCACTGCATTGCACGCTCAATGAGCACAACCATCATTTAATCAATGAATTCACAATTAAACAG ATGCGACCTGGTGCATTTCTGGTGAACACCGCACGCGGCGGTCTGGTCGATGACGAGACCCTGGCGTTGGCGCTGAAGCAGGGAAGGATAAGAGCTGCCGCCCTGGACGTTCACGAAAACGAACCTTACAAT GGCGCACTGAAGGATGCCCCCAATCTGATTTGCACACCGCACGCCGCCTTCTTCAGCGACGCGTCCGCAACGGAGCTGCGCGAAATGGCAGCCACCGAGATCCGGCGGGCGATCGTCGGCAATATTCCAGACGTGCTGAGGAATTGCGTCAACAAGGAGTACTTCATGCGCACGCCGcctgccgctgccgccggGGGCGTGGCGGCGGCTGTTTATCCCGAAGGTAAACTACAAATGATATCAAATCAAGAAAAGtag